From Mucilaginibacter rubeus, a single genomic window includes:
- a CDS encoding DUF4267 domain-containing protein, whose protein sequence is MKTQTINSWGPRSASYWLTAAVVAGIIFLGARFILAPEVGAEGFGIPLVHTREALAYGWIKGIRDIFSGIVVLIFLLIRNPRATAFTFCAAIIIPVSDCLTVLAVNGPQDLTHLLIHGITAMYMAVTAIFLFKAKSN, encoded by the coding sequence ATGAAAACTCAAACTATCAACTCCTGGGGCCCTCGCTCGGCCTCTTACTGGCTTACTGCTGCAGTAGTTGCAGGTATTATTTTCCTCGGCGCGCGGTTTATACTCGCGCCTGAAGTGGGTGCCGAAGGATTTGGCATCCCATTAGTACATACCAGGGAAGCTTTGGCTTATGGGTGGATCAAGGGCATCCGGGACATCTTTTCTGGCATCGTAGTGCTCATTTTTCTTCTTATACGTAACCCCAGAGCTACTGCTTTTACATTCTGCGCGGCGATCATTATCCCCGTATCTGATTGTCTCACTGTTCTGGCAGTAAATGGGCCCCAAGACCTAACTCATTTACTGATCCACGGTATTACTGCAATGTATATGGCGGTTACAGCCATCTTTTTATTCAAAGCAAAATCTAACTAA
- a CDS encoding Crp/Fnr family transcriptional regulator — MEKLIDRLRQIIHLSDDEAYLIKQIFSERSIKKGDFFLREGQVCRSVALMEKGLVRYYMNEDGNEGTYYFGREGDFVCDYESFLPQVPSNKNIQALEDTLFYVVSYDGLQQIYREVGEGERLGRLGIEQVFVSVLQQLSSFYKDSPEIRYQRFLKTFADINQRVPQYYIASYVGIKPQSLSRIRKRAAL; from the coding sequence ATGGAAAAGCTCATCGATAGGCTCAGGCAAATCATTCACCTTTCGGATGATGAGGCGTATCTGATCAAACAGATCTTCAGTGAAAGGAGCATCAAAAAGGGGGATTTTTTTTTACGGGAGGGACAGGTATGCCGTTCGGTAGCCCTTATGGAGAAAGGCCTTGTCAGATATTATATGAACGAGGACGGCAACGAGGGCACTTACTATTTTGGCAGGGAGGGAGATTTTGTTTGCGATTACGAGAGCTTTCTTCCGCAGGTACCATCTAATAAGAATATCCAGGCATTGGAGGATACTTTATTTTACGTTGTTAGTTATGACGGCCTGCAGCAAATTTATCGTGAAGTGGGGGAAGGCGAGCGCCTGGGCAGGCTCGGTATCGAACAGGTTTTCGTCAGCGTACTGCAGCAGTTATCATCTTTTTATAAAGACTCGCCTGAAATACGTTATCAGCGTTTCCTCAAAACATTTGCCGACATTAACCAGCGTGTACCACAGTATTACATCGCTTCTTACGTGGGCATCAAACCCCAATCTTTATCCCGGATACGGAAAAGAGCGGCCCTGTAG
- a CDS encoding histidine kinase dimerization/phosphoacceptor domain -containing protein → MEKIAQMPADTNKVNLLLKVSHIYWFARTLTNEAVDSVAYYAGQALQLSYVLGFTEGVNEAKFLQCKVVLERSQFKDALEIAGSTYGEEKVRLLLLIGERGVFNFPADSKEYKQALPLIGQAAAIAEKAGSDKWLNECSVLTAKYCFNRGDVAGGRRAFMDIIQRFHRYRDPGSEAHAWSQLGTWMPENNSTYSDIIHSHEMAVKYYRQANNLKEAGYSLRDLVIVRGNHEQIAQAEKDMLEMLRLFSLIHETLSMTTYYIVSDFYRFNGRYDKALSWGFAGLKAAGDDPDKQIKPYVALGNTYAALKRYDKAIQFYQIVLEYEANRSNPDKYMDGYKIANFMAAGGEPKKALRFLNEFLNKYPTNSLNNKELFASTYGYIYDLLGNQKLAEQNYLEMLRLDKAADQENGTNMNDRLTLTGGGALFIIGRYYTQHARYKEGKKYLDASLKDPQYFDRDQELETHSLLFKADSALGNYIPAIRHFARHKILNDSINGLAATQKISELNIKYEADKKSKDIKLLENKQKLQEVVIQRSNTIRNVMIAGVLVLLLVATLAILAFRSKQKINKKLEFQQEAINSQNIILQSLLYEKDGLLADKDGLLKEKDWLLREVHHRVKNNLQIIMSLLRAQAGFLNNTDAKEAIAESENRVNAIALIHQKLYNNAQIASINMPAYVSDLVNNLSSGLGAENIKFIQAVDPLNVDLSQAVPIGLILNEAITNAVKYAFDNEPGKIMISFKKGDHDRVNLVVKDNGRGLPEDFDAIMNKSLGMQMMNGLSRQLRGVFEISGREGVMVSVQFKLSSTLNNGSAIKPVFQNS, encoded by the coding sequence TTGGAAAAGATCGCTCAGATGCCTGCTGATACCAATAAGGTCAACTTATTGCTCAAGGTTTCCCATATTTACTGGTTTGCCCGTACTTTGACCAATGAGGCCGTTGACAGTGTTGCATATTATGCGGGGCAGGCTTTGCAACTAAGCTATGTCTTGGGTTTCACAGAAGGTGTCAATGAAGCAAAGTTTCTGCAATGCAAAGTTGTTTTGGAGAGGAGCCAATTTAAAGATGCGCTGGAGATAGCCGGAAGCACCTATGGTGAAGAAAAAGTACGTCTGTTACTGCTGATCGGAGAGCGCGGCGTTTTCAACTTCCCGGCAGACAGCAAGGAATACAAACAGGCTTTGCCGCTGATCGGACAGGCTGCTGCGATCGCTGAGAAAGCAGGCTCAGACAAATGGTTGAATGAATGTTCTGTCCTGACCGCCAAATATTGTTTTAACCGGGGGGATGTTGCCGGTGGCCGGAGAGCTTTTATGGATATTATTCAACGTTTTCATCGATACAGAGATCCCGGAAGCGAGGCGCACGCCTGGTCACAGCTGGGTACCTGGATGCCCGAGAACAACAGCACCTATAGCGATATTATTCATAGCCATGAAATGGCGGTTAAATATTATCGCCAGGCAAATAATCTAAAAGAGGCTGGTTATAGCTTACGAGATCTGGTCATTGTACGGGGAAATCACGAGCAAATAGCGCAAGCTGAAAAAGACATGTTGGAAATGTTGAGGCTTTTTTCGTTGATCCATGAGACGCTTTCCATGACGACCTATTATATTGTGAGCGATTTTTACCGGTTTAACGGTCGCTATGATAAGGCGCTCTCCTGGGGATTTGCCGGACTCAAGGCGGCCGGGGATGATCCCGATAAACAGATCAAACCTTATGTTGCTCTCGGAAATACATACGCTGCGTTAAAAAGATATGATAAAGCTATTCAGTTTTATCAGATAGTGCTCGAATATGAGGCCAACAGGTCGAATCCCGATAAATATATGGACGGGTATAAGATAGCCAATTTTATGGCTGCCGGAGGAGAACCTAAAAAGGCGCTTAGGTTTCTCAATGAGTTCTTAAATAAGTATCCCACTAATTCCCTGAATAACAAAGAACTCTTTGCCTCTACCTATGGTTATATTTATGACCTGCTCGGAAACCAGAAACTGGCGGAACAGAACTATTTGGAAATGCTCCGGCTTGATAAAGCTGCTGATCAGGAAAACGGAACAAATATGAATGACCGTTTAACTTTGACCGGCGGCGGCGCGTTATTTATCATAGGTAGGTATTATACACAGCATGCCCGGTACAAAGAGGGAAAGAAATATCTGGACGCTTCATTAAAGGATCCACAATATTTTGACAGGGACCAGGAATTGGAAACCCATAGCTTACTTTTTAAAGCGGATTCCGCCCTGGGGAACTATATTCCGGCTATCAGGCACTTTGCGCGGCATAAAATATTAAATGATTCCATTAACGGTTTAGCCGCCACGCAGAAAATATCCGAATTGAATATTAAATATGAGGCGGATAAAAAATCTAAGGATATTAAGTTGTTGGAGAATAAACAGAAACTCCAGGAAGTGGTGATACAGCGTTCAAATACGATTCGGAATGTAATGATAGCGGGCGTACTTGTTCTTTTGCTTGTGGCGACATTGGCCATACTCGCCTTTAGAAGCAAACAAAAAATCAACAAGAAACTGGAGTTTCAACAGGAAGCTATCAATTCGCAAAATATAATTCTGCAAAGCTTATTATATGAAAAGGACGGGTTGCTGGCGGATAAAGATGGACTTTTAAAAGAGAAAGACTGGTTATTGAGAGAAGTACACCACAGGGTTAAGAATAATCTTCAGATCATTATGAGCCTTCTAAGAGCTCAAGCAGGTTTTTTGAATAATACAGATGCTAAGGAAGCCATTGCTGAAAGTGAGAACAGAGTAAATGCTATAGCACTCATTCATCAGAAACTTTATAATAATGCACAGATCGCGAGTATAAACATGCCCGCATATGTTTCAGACCTGGTCAACAATCTTTCCAGTGGACTTGGGGCAGAAAATATCAAGTTTATCCAAGCTGTCGATCCGCTGAATGTTGACCTTTCGCAAGCCGTTCCGATCGGGCTGATCTTAAATGAAGCTATTACCAACGCTGTCAAGTATGCTTTTGATAATGAGCCGGGGAAGATCATGATATCGTTCAAAAAGGGTGATCATGACCGGGTAAACCTCGTTGTTAAAGATAATGGGAGGGGGTTACCGGAAGATTTCGATGCTATTATGAACAAATCTCTTGGTATGCAGATGATGAATGGCCTTTCAAGGCAATTGAGAGGGGTATTTGAGATATCCGGTAGAGAAGGGGTTATGGTATCTGTGCAGTTTAAACTTTCATCTACTTTAAATAATGGGAGCGCGATCAAACCGGTTTTTCAGAACAGTTGA
- a CDS encoding protein-disulfide reductase DsbD family protein, whose amino-acid sequence MPCIFPMVPLTISFFTKSSEKKNGGVIKALIYGISIMVIYVVLGLLITVSFGAASLNDLATNGIFNMAFFIALVIFAASFLGAFEITLPSGWVNAADARSERSGMAGLFFMAATLALVSFSCTGPIVGTLLVQAATTGALLGPAIGMLGYSFALASPFVVFAMFPTLLSSLPRSGSWLNSVKVVLGFLELALSLKFLSNVDLAYHWHLFDREVFLVLWIVIFVLMGLYLLGKLKFSHDSESSFVSVPRLFMAIIVLSFGLYMVPGLWGAPLRSISALLPPMATQDFDLSAMNEGRSTTGQLQDTGKQHKYADLFDKPKGFDPFFDYDEGLAFARKMHKPVMIDFTGHACVNCRKMEADVWTDKQVRRVITQDYVLVQLYVDDKTELDAAERSVTAEGKQLKTIGAKLSYLQTSKFVSNSQPFYVLLDPDTQKPLVAPQGAEYDPSIYRAYLNSGLKAFNDQILHE is encoded by the coding sequence ATGCCCTGTATATTTCCTATGGTGCCGCTTACTATTAGCTTTTTTACAAAAAGCTCGGAGAAAAAGAATGGCGGTGTTATCAAGGCCCTTATTTACGGCATCAGTATCATGGTTATTTACGTAGTGCTGGGTTTGCTGATCACCGTCAGTTTCGGGGCCGCCTCGCTCAATGATCTGGCAACTAACGGTATATTCAATATGGCCTTTTTTATAGCATTGGTCATTTTCGCAGCTTCATTTTTAGGTGCATTCGAAATTACCTTGCCATCCGGGTGGGTAAACGCGGCCGACGCAAGATCGGAAAGGTCCGGTATGGCTGGACTCTTCTTTATGGCCGCGACGCTTGCGCTGGTATCATTTTCATGCACCGGACCGATAGTCGGGACCCTGCTGGTACAGGCAGCCACGACCGGAGCATTGCTCGGACCTGCTATTGGTATGCTGGGCTATTCGTTCGCCCTGGCGAGCCCGTTTGTGGTCTTCGCCATGTTCCCCACCTTGCTAAGCTCGCTTCCCAGATCGGGAAGCTGGCTGAACAGCGTCAAGGTCGTATTGGGTTTTCTGGAGCTGGCGCTTTCGCTCAAGTTCCTGTCCAACGTTGATCTGGCCTATCACTGGCACCTTTTTGACAGAGAGGTTTTCCTGGTATTGTGGATCGTGATCTTTGTGCTGATGGGGCTCTATTTGCTCGGTAAACTTAAATTCAGTCATGACAGCGAGTCCTCTTTTGTATCGGTGCCCCGCCTGTTCATGGCGATCATCGTACTCTCCTTTGGACTGTATATGGTGCCTGGCTTATGGGGAGCGCCACTTAGATCCATAAGTGCGCTGTTGCCCCCAATGGCCACGCAGGATTTCGATCTTTCGGCCATGAATGAAGGCCGGAGTACCACTGGACAATTACAGGATACCGGAAAGCAGCATAAATATGCCGACCTGTTCGACAAGCCAAAGGGTTTTGACCCGTTCTTCGATTATGATGAAGGCCTGGCCTTTGCCCGGAAGATGCATAAACCTGTAATGATCGACTTTACCGGGCACGCCTGTGTGAATTGCCGTAAGATGGAAGCAGACGTATGGACTGACAAGCAGGTCCGCCGGGTGATCACACAGGATTACGTGCTTGTTCAACTTTATGTGGATGACAAAACCGAACTGGATGCGGCCGAACGATCTGTTACGGCTGAAGGTAAACAACTTAAGACCATCGGCGCTAAATTGAGCTATTTGCAAACCAGCAAATTTGTCTCCAATTCACAACCTTTTTACGTGCTGCTTGATCCTGACACCCAGAAACCTTTGGTCGCTCCTCAGGGTGCTGAATATGATCCCTCAATTTATCGGGCTTATTTAAACAGCGGATTAAAGGCCTTTAACGATCAGATATTACACGAGTGA
- a CDS encoding protein-disulfide reductase DsbD domain-containing protein — translation MKKVLMALVVLLASLQTKAQILEPVHWSYAAKSINAKEAMIYIKASIDNGWHVYSQNVKDGGPVKTTITFAPSKAYTLIGGTTEPKPITRMEKAFGMDVSFFETSVIFQQKIKLNAGQTTVTGKLEYMTCNDQKCLPPAEIAFSIPVK, via the coding sequence ATGAAAAAAGTACTTATGGCGCTTGTTGTTCTACTGGCGTCCCTTCAAACCAAGGCGCAGATACTCGAGCCCGTGCACTGGAGCTATGCCGCTAAATCAATAAATGCCAAAGAAGCTATGATCTATATCAAAGCATCCATTGACAATGGATGGCATGTGTATTCACAAAATGTAAAAGACGGGGGACCGGTCAAGACCACGATCACTTTCGCGCCATCAAAGGCTTATACGCTCATAGGCGGCACCACAGAACCCAAACCCATCACCCGTATGGAAAAGGCTTTTGGGATGGACGTAAGCTTTTTTGAGACCTCGGTCATATTCCAGCAAAAGATCAAACTCAATGCTGGACAGACGACCGTAACCGGGAAGCTGGAATACATGACCTGTAATGACCAGAAATGTTTACCGCCTGCCGAGATCGCGTTCAGCATCCCCGTTAAATAA
- a CDS encoding PLP-dependent cysteine synthase family protein, whose protein sequence is MKMVNTSEYRGLSGVLEQKFESLWLMVGNTPMLELQYLYRGKPGKIFVKCEHYNLTGSLKDRMALYILMQAYKQGKIKAGDTIVEATSGNTGIAFSAIGKALGHEVIIIMPDWLSKERKDIINSLGAKIHLVSKAQGGFLGSIRLAESMNKASDRFFLPRQFENQYNAEAHELTTGPEIWKQLQNAGLVPDAFVAGVGTGGTVMGTGKYLKVMNPKIKVHPLEPAESPTLTTGYKVGSHRIQGISDEFIPAILKLDELDEVVQACDGDAIIMAQKLARELGLAVGISSGANVIGAIKLKEALGNDAVVVTILSDSNKKYLSTDLVKDEPVKESYLSTDIHFTGYQPISRLNEPVLDRIK, encoded by the coding sequence ATGAAAATGGTGAATACTTCTGAGTACCGTGGTTTAAGCGGGGTGCTTGAACAAAAGTTTGAAAGCCTATGGCTCATGGTCGGCAACACCCCCATGCTTGAACTACAGTATCTGTACAGGGGCAAACCGGGTAAAATTTTTGTGAAATGCGAACACTATAACCTCACCGGCAGCCTGAAGGACAGGATGGCGCTTTATATCCTGATGCAGGCCTATAAACAGGGGAAAATAAAAGCAGGCGACACTATTGTCGAGGCTACTTCAGGCAATACGGGGATCGCTTTTTCGGCAATAGGGAAAGCGCTCGGCCATGAGGTGATCATTATCATGCCTGACTGGCTGAGCAAAGAGCGTAAGGACATCATTAACAGCCTCGGTGCTAAAATTCATCTGGTAAGTAAAGCTCAGGGCGGTTTTTTGGGTAGCATCAGGCTGGCCGAATCCATGAATAAGGCCAGCGACAGGTTCTTTCTGCCCCGTCAGTTCGAGAACCAGTATAATGCGGAAGCACATGAGCTGACCACCGGGCCTGAGATCTGGAAGCAATTACAAAATGCAGGGCTTGTGCCTGACGCTTTTGTCGCAGGTGTGGGAACAGGAGGGACAGTAATGGGAACTGGTAAATACCTGAAGGTCATGAACCCTAAAATAAAGGTACATCCGCTGGAGCCTGCAGAATCACCTACGTTGACCACCGGGTATAAGGTCGGAAGTCACAGGATACAGGGCATCAGCGATGAGTTCATACCCGCGATCTTGAAACTTGATGAGCTGGACGAGGTGGTACAGGCCTGTGACGGTGATGCCATTATTATGGCGCAAAAACTGGCAAGGGAGCTTGGTCTCGCCGTCGGTATTTCCTCTGGAGCGAATGTCATCGGCGCAATAAAACTAAAAGAAGCTTTGGGTAATGATGCCGTGGTCGTAACTATCCTGTCAGATAGTAACAAGAAATACCTGAGCACGGACCTGGTCAAGGACGAACCCGTGAAAGAAAGTTACCTCTCTACCGATATCCATTTTACCGGCTATCAACCGATCAGCAGGCTTAATGAACCGGTTCTTGATCGAATCAAATAA
- a CDS encoding Lrp/AsnC family transcriptional regulator: MSTTEIDNLDREILRLLQKDALLTNKEISFTTRKSIATIHERIRRLKEQGYIERSVAILNRKKINRNLIAFSQVLLNDHTSTTLAKFEEDVVKFPEVMECFQMTGTFDFILRIATSDMDAYHHFYRHKLATLANITSIQSFFVLSETKSDTAYPI; the protein is encoded by the coding sequence ATGAGCACGACAGAAATAGATAACCTGGATCGCGAAATTTTGAGACTTTTGCAAAAGGACGCCCTGCTCACGAATAAAGAGATCTCCTTTACGACCCGCAAATCCATAGCGACCATTCATGAAAGGATACGGAGATTAAAAGAACAGGGCTATATCGAACGCTCTGTTGCTATCCTCAACCGAAAAAAGATCAACCGGAACCTGATCGCTTTCAGTCAAGTGCTGCTGAACGATCACACCAGTACTACCTTAGCGAAATTTGAAGAGGATGTTGTTAAATTTCCGGAGGTGATGGAATGTTTCCAGATGACCGGCACTTTTGATTTTATACTTCGCATTGCGACCAGTGACATGGACGCCTACCACCACTTTTACAGGCATAAGCTGGCTACCCTTGCTAACATTACCTCCATCCAAAGTTTTTTTGTATTGTCTGAAACTAAAAGCGATACCGCTTACCCGATATAG
- a CDS encoding TIR domain-containing protein: protein MIKPYSKDKKKVFISFVSADAKLAKALRSFIIKKFKGKIGVYLPSRKMQLNQFSNAKLRTYLEKSHAVIALMTANSLDQPWLYMDWKSQGLSGEGLYILQTEELRLLRTDFKQPFESAVINDTNSFTAFVRKFSGAFLGDDYPAPLDEVKLFRYQVARVMSEMADDKVRC, encoded by the coding sequence ATGATAAAACCATACTCAAAAGACAAAAAGAAAGTTTTTATCAGCTTTGTATCAGCCGATGCCAAACTGGCTAAGGCATTACGCTCTTTTATAATCAAGAAATTTAAAGGTAAAATAGGCGTTTACCTCCCATCCCGCAAAATGCAACTAAACCAGTTTTCCAATGCTAAGCTTAGAACTTATCTGGAAAAAAGTCATGCTGTGATTGCATTGATGACGGCGAACTCATTGGATCAGCCCTGGCTTTATATGGATTGGAAAAGCCAGGGACTATCTGGCGAAGGCCTGTATATTTTGCAAACAGAAGAACTTCGGTTACTGCGGACCGACTTTAAACAACCTTTCGAATCGGCAGTGATCAACGATACCAATTCGTTCACGGCTTTTGTCCGAAAGTTTTCCGGCGCGTTCCTGGGGGATGATTATCCTGCTCCATTGGATGAGGTAAAACTATTCCGGTACCAAGTTGCCCGGGTAATGTCGGAGATGGCTGATGATAAAGTAAGGTGCTAA